The DNA segment AGTGCTCAAATTCCAATCCTTGTTTATTGCAAAGTTGAATTTGAAATTTCCGAAGAAACGGTAATTGTTGTTCGTTCCAAAACCTTTCGCCAAAATTGCATTTGGGTTACTTACGTTAAAATAATCTACGTCTGCCAAGTTAGGGGATACTTCACCGTTATTATCCACCACGTGATGCGTCATGAAAGGTGATTTAGTAAGCGACAAATAGATAGGACTTGTTTTGTAAGCAAAACCTTGATCCCATTGATCCGAGATATTATTGACAAAAGAGAGATTGGCATCCATAGTCAGTCTTTGTGTCAACCTCAACACGGCATTCAAACGGGTGGTATAGCTTGTTGATTCGGTTTTATCAACGGTACCTTTACTATTGAGATAGCCAACCGACAAACCAAACTTGGCGATTTCGTCACCTCCACGAATTTTAAGAAAGTAATTTTGGTTTACACTTGATTTAAAAACTTGGTCTTGCCAATTTGTATTATTGTGATATTGATAATATCCTGGTGAACCTACTGCATCGTTCATAAACGGCAAAGCGGCAATCTGTTGTTGGGACAAAGTACCAGTAGTTGCTGCCAATTGGGATATATGGGTACGATAAGCATCCGCTCCCAACAATGGCAACTGATCTGGAGTCTGGTTTACTCCTCCATACATGGTAAAGTCAATCTTGGTTGTCAATTCGGTAGCACGAGTAGTTGTAATATTGATCACTCCATTACCTCCTTTTGTACCATAAAGGGAAGAACCATCTTTAATTATGGTTACATCCTCTATATCTTTGACATCGATATTGGTCAAAGGAGACGACATGTTGTTTTGCACGATTCCTGAACCATAATCTTCATCATCGTAAATCATTCCATCCACTACAATCAAAGGTTTGTTGGTGGCATACAATGAATTAAAACCACGTATTGTCATATAGGATCCGGTTCCTGGAGTTCCTGAACTTCTTACAGACGTCAAGCCTGTGGCTCTTCCTTGAAGATACCCTCCAATAGATTCATTCACGGGATTGGACCACTGCCCTTTCTCGAAATTCACGATACTGGTCGCATTGGTATTGTCAAACTGCATTTTTTCTCCGGAAGGCAAATTAGCCACTTCATAGGAAGGAGAATAATTAGGTTCATAGAGGTAAATTTCGATGCTTGATTTTTGTTTTTTTAAGGCATATACTTTAGTCTGATAATTTTCACCACTAATTTTAAGTTTTGCGTCGAGATTGGGAACTCTAACTTCAAAGGTTCCGTCATTATTCGTAATGGCGGCAGAAAAGCCGTCAACAGCCACATTTATCCCTGAGAGTCCCAGTTTGGTTTTTGCGCTTTTAACAACACCTTTAACCTTGGTTCCTTTTGCATTATTCGGACTGGCGGTTGGAATTACTTTTACAACCTCAGTTGAATCCTGAACGGTCTGCGCGCACAACTGCATACTAAGACTTCCAGCAAAGAACAGGCTTACCACGCAGCTTATTTTTAAATTGTTTAACATATCTATTTTTGTAAAATATTATTATTTAATTTCAGGAACGAATTTCAAATAATCAAGAGTAAGAGAGTTGTTCCCGTTTACCGTGTTATTTGCGGCTACTAATGAAATCAAATCGATATCAATTGCTTGTGCCAATGTAAATTCTCCTAGATAAACTTCAGTATAATTATTAAGCTCCACATTTGTAAGAGGTACATCATATAAAACACCAATCTGTGTAGTTACCGTATTGACTACTGCCCATTTCCCACCTATGCGTAGTCTTTGTTGAAAAACATTCGCTTGTCTGTCATTTATGGCTCTCCAATACACTTTGTATTTAGTGCTGAAAAAATCTTTATCTTTATACATCAAAGTAAACTCAGCTTTACCGGGATCTTGCACCATGATATCATTGTAGAATACCCCAAATGGATCCACCTTGTCGCGATAAAAAATCTTGTTACGGGATCCCCAATATCCAGAATTGTTTTCCCCTTCGATTTTTTTGGTCAATAAACGTTTTGCAAGAGAAACATCCACTTTTTTCATTATGTAAACAATACCATTGCTCAAGCGAATGGGCTGCCCCACAATTTGAGTTTTGTCTATCGGAACTTCAACCCCGAATCTTGAAGTCAAAGTGGCAGGCAGGTTATTAAGCTCATACTTTTTACCAAAAGCCATATCTCTTAACGTGAAATATTTTGAATAAATAGCCGTAGAGTCAATAGCTGGATCATTAGATTTTTTAATCAAGTAAGGTTTCATCTTGTCCACTTCGGCATTGTATCCATCATCCTCCATTAAAAACAAGGTATAGGAGTTTTTCTCGTTGTTCAGGTTGTAAACATTTTTCAAATAAGAATTAGACAAGGAATCGGAATAAATTCCTGGAGATGCAGCAGCAGTTTCTTTACTAGTAATATCAGATGCATAGATGCTGAACTCTTTTAAACTCAACAAATAATCACTCATGGCAGAAGTAGCCGCTTTTGAATTGATGTATTGCCAAATGTTCATTTTAGGTGTCAGTGCTTTATCTATGACGTGAAACACTCCATTGGCCGCATAATGATTTGCATTGACAATAGTCGCATCATCAATCAAGGTAGCTCCCTTGAATACCAGATATTTGGTACTGAACATTTTTATTTGCGTTTCCTCCGTACCTCTCACGGAAGAAAAGGCTGTCAAGGCAATATGATTGCCAACAAATTCCTTTAGTGCTTCAGGATCATTCAAGATGGCAGAATCTACTTGGGCCATAGCCTCATTGGTAGGAACAAAAACGGTATATGTTTTTGAGGCAGCCAAAATTGTATCGTAACCTGTTTCGACTAATAGTTTTGTAAACTCGGATGTTCCTGCCATATTTGTTATGGCCACATCCAGTGTAACCTTTAGGTTGGCATCGTCAATTTCCTGACGCTCGTCCCAAGGACTGGAACATGAGACTAAAGTCATAATAGTCAGCACACCAACCAATAGTCTCTTATATTTTAATTTTAATAAACTCATTTTTACTTGATTAAGTTTGTACATGTACACTTTTATAATTTTAATAACCAGCATTACTGTTATCGCCTAATTTGGCATCTTCCCTTTGAACTAAATTACTAACCCCTGGCACTGGAACTCCTTTTTTGAATTTCGGCCATATTTGATCCATGTCCACAGGACGGAATTCTACCAAGTCCCATCTGTCTGCATCACCTCCAGCGCAACCGGGACAAACATCAGTAACAAATTTAATTGTATGTCTTCCGGTTGTTGGCACTTCAACGATACCTACCAATCTGGAAAGAACATTATCATTTTTGACGTATGGAAAGATATAACGTTTGTAGCCTTGCGACTCATAAACCCTGTCCGTTATACCTGTGGTAGCATTACTAGGATCATT comes from the Flavobacterium limnophilum genome and includes:
- a CDS encoding fasciclin domain-containing protein, whose translation is MSLLKLKYKRLLVGVLTIMTLVSCSSPWDERQEIDDANLKVTLDVAITNMAGTSEFTKLLVETGYDTILAASKTYTVFVPTNEAMAQVDSAILNDPEALKEFVGNHIALTAFSSVRGTEETQIKMFSTKYLVFKGATLIDDATIVNANHYAANGVFHVIDKALTPKMNIWQYINSKAATSAMSDYLLSLKEFSIYASDITSKETAAASPGIYSDSLSNSYLKNVYNLNNEKNSYTLFLMEDDGYNAEVDKMKPYLIKKSNDPAIDSTAIYSKYFTLRDMAFGKKYELNNLPATLTSRFGVEVPIDKTQIVGQPIRLSNGIVYIMKKVDVSLAKRLLTKKIEGENNSGYWGSRNKIFYRDKVDPFGVFYNDIMVQDPGKAEFTLMYKDKDFFSTKYKVYWRAINDRQANVFQQRLRIGGKWAVVNTVTTQIGVLYDVPLTNVELNNYTEVYLGEFTLAQAIDIDLISLVAANNTVNGNNSLTLDYLKFVPEIK